The Arvicanthis niloticus isolate mArvNil1 chromosome 8, mArvNil1.pat.X, whole genome shotgun sequence genome segment gttgCTCCAGAACTAGGGGTTTATTGTTTGTATTGAGTTAGAATCTCACTGTGTCGCCTGGCATCGTTCCTGTTACTGtgaaaataccatgaccaaggcaactttaaaacaatattgggggctttcttacagtttcagagaatgAGTCTGTGACATTCGCAACAGGGAACATGgcagggcagcaggcaggcaggtgagcatggtgctggaacagtagctgagatcTCATCTCTACAATCAGGAGGGACACCTCCTCCCATGAcacctccaataaggccactcctaatcctttccaaacagttctaccaactagggaccaCACATTCAGATACAtgagaccattctcattcaaatcactaccctggctggcctgaaactataAAACAGGTTGGCCACAAAAGAGCTACCCGTCCCTGCCTTCCAAGTACAAGAATTAATGGTATCCTTTGTTACACCTGACATTTTTAAACTCATTTGAGGGTAATTGGATGTAAGGgggttgagacagtgtctcaatcATGTAGCCaggtctggcctggaacttactatgtagatcaggctgctctcaaactcagtgatctgcctgcctctgcctcctgagtgctgggattaaaggcgtataccACCAGGGTCTGACtgtgtaatttatttattgatgaaGAAACTTGTATTTCCACGAAATCAAGTTGACTGATCATAgaagtggaggctggagagacagttcagcagttaagagtaatgGCTGCTCTTATAaagaacctgagtttagttctAGCACCCCACATAACGGTTTataaactacctgtaactctagtccccagggtctgacaccctcttctagcatCTGCAGGTACTGCAGTCAAACACTGAtgcaaaacacattttaattttatttattttttttttgagcaggtagatctctgagtttgaggtcagtcttgcctaaagactgagttccaggacagccagggctactcaggcCCTGTCTCTAAAAGCAAACAACTTTGAGATAGtctcatatagcctaggctggccttgaacttctactCCTGCTCTGGCCATCTCTGTGGCCACGGATTAGGAAGTAGCCATTGCAGCCCGGTGAGCTCACCATTGGGTATACAACTCAAGGCTATGATTGTCCCTTTCTTGAATCTGTATCTGCCAGTAGTTTAGCAGGGATGACAGCTTTGTGAACCCCTCTTCATCCACACCTGACTGGCCAGTCCTGTGCAggtttgctgctgcttctgctgctgccaAGGGCTTGTCTGCAATGGCCGTCTTCTCCTGATGATGCACTACAGCTCTTCTGCTTCTTATGTCCTCCTGCCTTCTTCTCAAGGGTCTGGGGATGTGGTGTAGAGTCTTGCTTAGGACTGAGCGCTCAACCATTCCTTGTTCTACGTATCCTGAGCAACCTTGAGTCTGTGCCTACCTCCATTCACTGTCCAGGCCAGGCATTCTCAGGGtctcacaggctggccttgaacttgctgtcatctggctgccttggcttcctgagtgttggggttatTGATGTGAGATTGGCCTGAGACAGTTTAtgcttgttgttttgagataaggctcactttgtagctcagcctggcctggagctcattaaTGTATcctaggctgatctcaaactgGCAATGATCCTCCTGTCAGACTTCCAGTGCTGAGGTTGCAGGTATGAGTATTCCAGCTGCATGTATCTGTCTGTTTCAAGGGATTCATCTAGTATATGTCAAAGGGCTGGGCAAAACAGTATCCgcggctggtttttttttttttttttttttttttttgtaatataccTAGAAGTGGGTGGAATGCCACAGGTTCTGAGAGATCCATCAAATCCCCTGTAAGTGCTGCAGAATTAtattctgtttttgagatagagtctcctATAGCCCGGGGCCATTCTcagactcattatgtagctgaggctagccttgacctcctgcctccacttctcaagtACCAAGATAACAACCATGCCTCTCCACCCCCATCATACATACGCACCCAACCTCTAGAGGAGTTTGAAAGGCAGCCAGGCATGGAGGGAAAACACTCAAGCCTCAAATCTGCCTCTCAAGGGGAACGCATGGAGCCAAGATGAAGGTAAGTCACGGTGAAGGGACAGGCTGTCGGCAGCGGCATGATGCTCAAATATGGAACAGGGGCCATGAGGATGGCTCCGTGGATAAACGCACTTGCAGCCAGGCCTAATGGCATAAGTTAGATCCCTTGACCCTAAAGGATGGGAGATGAAAACCAGTACCTGAAAGTTATTTTCTGATCCCCACAtaatcacacaaaataaattttcaaaaatgtttttgaaaattgttttaagGGTTAGGCATGGAAGATGCCTCCtacactctggaggcaggggagtgtGAATCTTcgatatgagttcaaggccagcctgatctacacagtggtaccttgctttattttgtttttttttttttttttttttttaagccttctGGAGGGCTGAgcgtggtggctcatgcctttattCCCAAAACTCGAGAAGCAgttggagctctgtgagttcaaggccagcctggtctacaccagcctggtcaaggccagcctggtctaaacagcCAGTCCCCGGACAGGCAGGAGATacactctgtctccaaaacaatcAAGACCCAACTGTGCAAGCCAGGGGTTAGAAGCCAGTGGGCAGCACTCCTCCACGGCCTCCGCTTTAGGTTTtaagttcctgacctgacttcaTTCAGTATAGGACCACAAACCTTAAGATAAAATGAACGCTTcccccctaagttgcttttggttatggtgtttatcacatcaATAGCACCTGAAAAAGGACAGCTTTCCCAGCATGCAGTGGGCTTCACTTCTAGCACTAAATAAACCGGTTGTGACAGTGTTTGCCTGTCATCCTAgctctggaggcaggaggatcagtagcTTGAAGTCATCCTGTGCTacctagcaagtttgaggccagccaaggctacccaagACTCTGCTTCCCAGAAAAAGAACAACACTATTTATTTACCGAATGGGTTTTCACTGCAGTGCAAACGGCCTTTGGAGACTCACTGCTCCTACCTGAGCTGGTGACAAGTACATGCAGCCCCTCCCCTCCACCACACAGCCTTCTAACCAGCACATCTTTGCATACAATTTGCCACAAGTTAAATTACTAGGCTCCAAGGAAAAATCCTATCAGTATTTTATATTTGCACCTTTTAAAACCGCCTGGcggtttttcttttaatttcattacAAACAGGGTGttgctctgtaacccaggctggcctcgatcttgAGATGGTGCTCTTGCCTCAGCCAGGTGTGTGCTACCGCAGGTGGGTAACCTTCCTAAAAGCGGGGATTGGTTTTTTTGCAGCTTGAGTTTCCCaacctcctcccttctctaactGACTGCTCTACTCTGCCCTCTAGTGGCTACTGCAATAAGTTTTCTCACAAGAAAACTCAGTAAAGCACCACAGAAAACCTTAAAGTGACTTTGTTCTGGATGAAGACCTAGAACTAACTTTTacgtctgttttttgtttgttactcGTGTCATGCCCCCACTCTATTTAATCATTCCCAACTGAGTTCAAACTCTTGCCTCCCCCCAGCATTGGAGCTGACCATTGTGCTTATTGCACCCTTAGAGAAAACAACAGTAAAACCTAATGTAAGCTAGTTAACCAGTCTCCTTTTACGGCCATACATCCTTGGATGTTGCCTGACCTCACTCCATTACGTTTTTAACAAGTGTTGGCGTTCTTGGTCCTGAGGGTCCATGGAAGAGCCACTCGATGAATTAAGGCATGGCTGGGAGCAGGGAAATCCAGCCTCTGTGGGCTGAATTTTGAACAACCTCACAAGATTTCCTCAAGGTCTAAGTACTTCTAGAAAACAGCTATTCACGCTGATATTTACCCCAGATGCCATGATTCTACAGGAATTCCACTACAATTCAGTGTGTGAGAACACGCCACGCATACGTGTGGAGCTCAGGACACAACCTGCTaaagtcggttctctccttcccccagatGGGTCCTGGGGTTGACCTCAAGTCAACAGGCTTGTGGAAAGAATCTTTCTCTACTGAGTCGTCTTGCCAGCCCAAGATACAAGttctaagtgctgggaatatATGTCACTGCTATCTAAGTGCTGGGAATATAGGTCACTGCTATCTAAGTGCTGGGAATATAGGTCACTGCTATCTAAGTGCTGGGAATATAGGTCACTGCTATCTAAGTGCTGGGAATATAGGTCACTGCTAGTGTGCACAGCTAACTCCCTGCTTTCTATCCCCCACCATCATCCCAAATGGACACATAGTGGCAGAGAATCTGATATAATCTTCATTTACTTGACAAGAGCTTAGCACAGGAGGTAGTTTAAGGTGGCAGGAGTAGAGCTTGCCACATGATTTTGCAGCTAAGGAGGTAATGCGActtaggtaaaatattaaggtcTAGATAAAacgttaaggcctaggtaactgttacctggctagcctgccatcataaggaaactttctcatatgtttttgctgttactaggaaactttctaatgccaagattgattatatattctgttatgctctgtgcccttggaaaccaatcatgatagaagtcagtagaactgttttgtatagttacccacgataagcttggacccaaaccaaccacccaacaaCATTTCCCTCACCTATGTATAAGCCTTTatggtatttgcctttataagctgtccctgggatggacccccacataagagacacctgcaccaatataaaaagctatttggaataagacttctgTTTTGAGTAGTggtcacataaaatttaaattcccaagacctccctgggaactgacatcctacttgggagaaagagacatgcatgtgggtaactgacatcctggctGGCacgttaagacatgaatgttagacaaggcaagtcccctgccacagctgaataccccaaccaatgggagcagaatgaatgtacaacaaagacatgttcccaAGGAAATCcccatccctaaatcctgattggtgaagtaacttggcacagatgtttgtggatttggaGCTTAAAAACCCTGCAGGATCTTAAGTTGAGGTCACAGTTCAGTTCCTGAATCTGGACTATGGCCCTGGTTAACCAGTCCTGGGATATATGCTCAATAAACTGTGTCTGACAGAGATTGGTGTTCATGTGGTTTCTGATTCCTGGACTCCAACAGgaggcttgctgccaagtctgaagGCAATACCaggacccacagagtggaaggagagacctttTGCAAagtgtcccctgacctccacttgtgtGCTGGGTGGCATAAGGGTTTGTGTATGCGCAAGCCTGGTGTCTTCAAACAATACAAACACACAAGTTTGTATGAGAAAACCTAGCATGCTACACAGAAAAGGAAGCACAGCAGACCAGGTAGCCTCTTGTTCAAAGAAAGAATGTCCTAGCACAGGACAAAGGAGGTTGGTCTGAGTCTGTTTCTTCTTCAACAAACCAGAATCCTGGTATCCTCCCAACAATATGAAGCAAGGGCATTCTTGAGACGTGCTTTTCAGCCAAGCTTGTTGGCACACAGCTATTTGTGAACGGCTTGCATTCATGAGTTCAGGGGCAAGCCCGGGGAACAAAGCAATAGCCCAGGGTTTtagctttggagacagagtttcatgtagcacaggctagcctggaatcCAAGaggtagctgaagatgacctttaaCTCATGATTTTCCAGCTTCCACctctagcactgggattactgGTGGCTGAAAACTAATTAATTCTccaggaaaagggagagaacgAATCACTTTTGGGTGTGGTGGTTTCATGTTCGTATTCCAAGCACTTACGAGAGTGAGGTGGAAAGAttgctatgaattcaaggccagctggggttcaggagtttcaggacagcctcgtattcaaggccaatctggcaCTGATGCTCAGGAGCCTGTAATTTCAGCCTTTTggagttgagacaggaggattgcggGGAGTTACTGGTTATCCTATCTATAGGGGGAAAAAAGTTCAAAAATTTCTTAGAAGCTCTTTTCTGGACCCCCTTTCCAGGTTGGATCTCAGCGCTTTGCAGTGCGCGGGACCCGCGTTCCCGCTTTTGTCCGCAGGGAAGCGCTGTGCTCACCGCGGTCTGGCCGCTCTAGGCTGCGGCCGCGTCACCGGAAATCTCTTCTACCCAGGCTTCCGGTCTTTACCCGGGCAGGGAGCTGCGTGGAGTAAGACTTCGAGATGCCGACTGGCGACTTTGAGTAAGTGTGGGGTGGAGATGGGGGGTCTTTAGAGAGGCTGTGTGGGGGCAGCTCTGGGGTGCATGGTGGTCCGGGCGGCGCGGGGACCGGGACCCGCTCACCGATCTCCTGTCCCCGCAGCTCGAAGCCCAGCTGGGCCGACCaggtggaagaggagggagaggacgGTGAGTGTTTGTGTGCCGCCCCGCCCGCTGCGAGACCCGGGTGTCCACGCTCAGGCGAGAGTCGCGCGTGGCCAGCCCCACCCTCGCCTTGCTCTGTGCCCCTGATGCCATCCGCGAAGACAactcccaccccacacacacacacacacacacacacacacacacatcacacacacaggcttGAAAGTTCCAGCTCTGTGGCTCACTTTATCTTCCTCCCCGAATTCCCTTTGGCAGACAAGTGTGTCACCAGCGAGCTCCTGAAAGGAATCCCTCTGCCCACCGGTGACACCAGTCCAGAGCCCGAGTTACTGCCCGGAGGTGAGCGACGTCCATTCCTGCCTTCTCCCTTCCGACTCTCAAGCCTACTTTCCAGCCAGTCCCCATTACCCAAGAGTCAGTTTCTGTCATCTTCCTCCAGACCCACTGCCTCCTCCCAAGGAAGTCATCAATGGGAACATAAAGACCGTGACTGAGTACAAGATAGAGGAAGATGGGAAGAAATTCAAGGTGAGGTTGAGGTGGGCACATATGGTTAGCGTGCCTTTGTTCAGAGGCTCCTAGGTCGGTGGTGAGGGGTGTCAGTGATGCTttggatggcagaggcagggcctGAGACTCCGGAAacactcctctctcttttccatcATCAGATTGTCAGAACCTTCAGGATTGAGACCCGGAAGGCATCAAAGGCTGTGGCGAGGAGGAAGGTAAGATTCTACCTCATTTGGGGCTGTGGGTGTTCCCCAGGACTGACCCAGAGGAGTTGGGAAGCCCCTATTTGTTGATGTAGAATAAAGGTTTAGTGTTAGACCTTGAAAGTTCAGGGCCTAGGAGTAGATGAAGTtagattttttaaacatttttatttatttacttttagttattcttttgtgtgcaggtgtgcagagTATCATTCCCCCAACACACAGCACATTACACTTTTGGTTTGCGGTGGCCTCTTGATATTAGGAACTAGACTAGGCTTGCTGGGCACTAAACCCCCAGGGACTCTGCTGTGTCCACTTCCTATCTGGCCAGCACTGGGAATCCAAGTACATCCCTGTGCACAGTTCCtcattgtgggtgctgggcatcagACTCCAATGGGCACTTCTGTGACAAATACTCTTGAGACATAGCCAGccctcttgggtttttttgtttgtagtttgttttttccagacagggtttctctgtgtagcccccgCTGTCCTGTAgggctgtcctctctctgtagcccaggctggccttgaacttggatctgccagctctgccttcccagcattaggattaaaggcattgccACCAATCCTGCCGTGGTATTTTTGAGAGGACCTAGCTCTGTAGTCTTCTTTCtaaatgctcctgcctcagcctcctgagtcctgacTTAGAGTTCCTGTTTTTCCTGTCTACATGAAGAAGCAAGCAGCCTCCACCTACTGAGGGCGGGGCTTGTAGAGGAAGGACAGCAACACTTGAGAGCAAGGTCCCATGCCAGCCAGTTAGCAAGATACGGCCAGCGTCGTGAGGCAGGGAGCTTTGTGGTCCCTGTTTTACAGGAAGGAAATGAGTTTCAGGTTTAACTAGCTCAGGGTTCCTGTGATCTGGGTGACTCCTCCTTCATTCCTGGTGGGAGCTGGCCCTGCCCAGAGGCTGGCAGCAGCCCAGCTCAGCCCCATACTCAGCTTTTTATATGAGTGTTGGGGTCACGCGTAGGTTGCTAAGTGTACAAAGTGCACCACACTTTTTCACACTGACCTACCTCACCAgtgccttttttttcttatttgtttatttagacaGGGcctcatatagctcaggctggttttgaGCTTGTGTCTCAGGATCCTCCTGTTTGCGCCTGGTTAGTGTTGGGGTGACACTCGTGTACCACCGTGTCTAGCTTAGGAAATAGGGATTGTCACCGTTATCACATGGAAGGCCTCTAGGGAGACTAGATCATGGGATTCAAGGCCCCCGGGACGATTGTCTGTCTGGGGGTTCCCACCGCgggatcttcctgccttttcctcactTCTCTGCATTGTTTGCTGGGAACCCAGAATTGGAAGAAGTTTGGCAACTCGGAGTTTGACCCGCCAGGGCCCAATGTGGCCACTACCACGGTCAGTGATGATGTCTCCATGACCTTCATCACTAGCAAAGAGGTGAGCAGGGTAAAGCTGGTGCCTGAATAGCGTAGTGGGGTTGGTGTGGGCGGGGCACAGCAGCcccctctgagccatccctccctGTTCCCCACCAGGATCTAAACtgccaggaggaggaggatccaATGAATAAGCTCAAGGGTCAGAAGATTGTGTCCTGCCGCATTTGCAAGGGCGACCATTGGACCACCCGTTGCCCCTACAAGGACACACTGGGACCCATGCAGAAGGAGCTGGCTGAGCAGCTGGGCCTGTCTACCGGGGAGAAGGAGAAACTGCCAGGAGGTGTGGGCATGGGACACCTGGGAGGGGCCTCAGCTGTTCCTTTCG includes the following:
- the Eif3g gene encoding eukaryotic translation initiation factor 3 subunit G, whose product is MPTGDFDSKPSWADQVEEEGEDDKCVTSELLKGIPLPTGDTSPEPELLPGDPLPPPKEVINGNIKTVTEYKIEEDGKKFKIVRTFRIETRKASKAVARRKNWKKFGNSEFDPPGPNVATTTVSDDVSMTFITSKEDLNCQEEEDPMNKLKGQKIVSCRICKGDHWTTRCPYKDTLGPMQKELAEQLGLSTGEKEKLPGELEPVQAAQNKTGKYVPPSLRDGASRRGESMQPNRRADDNATIRVTNLSEDTRETDLQELFRPFGSISRIYLAKDKTTGQSKGFAFISFHRREDAARAIAGVSGFGYDHLILNVEWAKPSTN